CTGGCGCGATAAGGCGTCGCTGTCCCAGCAGCAGTCCAACACCAGCCACCGCCGCATCAATCGCCAGTGAGGTCAGGTTAAAGCTGAATGCGGGCTGCGGCAGCGGTTCATCCATGCCTTTTGCCTGAAACCAGCTTTGCCAGTCCGGCAGGAATCGTCCTTCATTACCCCAGTCGAGGTGGATCAGCGGCGCCTGACTTAAGATCGTTTCCGGCGTGAAACGTCGAAGCAGAGACGGACTGGCCACCGGCAGCACCTCATCCTGAAACAATCTGATCTTATCCAGCTGCGGGTAACGATCTTCACCAAAGCAGATTACGAAATCGGCGGGCATCGACGTGAAATCGACCGATGAATGGGTCCCATGTAACGAGAGATCGATATCCGGGCAACGATCGCGCCAGTACGTCAGTTCGGGCAGCAGCCATTTCGACGCCAGCGCCGGTAGTGCGTAAATCGTGAGTTTTGGGGCGCTGGCCGCATGACGGATGTTCTGCTGGCCGAGGTGCAAAATATCAAAAGCTTCGGTGACATAGCGCAGATACTCTTTGCCGGTTTCGGTCAGCATCACGCCGCTCTGCGTGCGCAGAAACAGCGCGCTGCCGAGTTGTTCCTCCAGCTGGCGAATCTGCTGGCTGACCGCCGCCGGGGTCAAAGCCAGCTGGGCGGCAGCTTTTGCCAGGCTGCCCAGTTCGGCGGCCACTTTAAAGGACTGTATGACGCTGATTTTGGGCAACCTTGGCAATTGGGCAGGCATTAACTCTTCCTTATCAGGGCAGTAAGTTTTTATCGTTACGCAGCGTGGCAGGCGACAGGTAGAGTAACATCACACCTGCCCATCATGAGAAATGTTGCTATGTCTGGATCCCTCGTTCGTCTTGATCTTCATCCGCTGGCCGATCAGGGCTGGCGTCAGCGCTGTCGTGAGCAGTTAAACCACGCCGGCGCGCTGGTACTGCGTCAGTTTTTACAACCTCATGCTCTGGAGGCGATTATTGAAGAGGGCAATGCCCGGCGTCATCTGGCCTATCACACCCGCAGCAAACACAATGTCTACCTGATGAAGCCGGATGAGGCGTTCCGCGCGGATCACCCGCGCAACCGGGATGTGCTCAGCACCAAAGGATGCATTACAGATGATGTTATTGCTGCCGACTCACCGCTGCGCCAGCTTTATAACGATGACCTGTTCAAACATTTCCTGTGCGATGTACTGGGAGAGGAAGCGCTCTATCCTTATGCCGACCCGCTTTCTTCGATTAACCTGCACTATGCGTCTGACGGCCAGGAGCTGGGCTGGCACTTCGACAACTCCTCTTTTGCTATCACCTTGCTGGTCCAGAAACCGCTGGCGGGCGGCGTGTTTGAGTATGTGAAGGATCTACGTGATGCCGATGCCGGTGAGATGAACTTCGACGGTGTCGACGCAGTACTGGACGCGCGCCAGCCGGTTGACGCGCTGGAGATTGATGCCGGCGATCTGGTGCTGTTTCGCGGCCGTAACTCCCTGCATCGCGTGACGCCGACCGAAGGCGAGGTCACGCGGATGCTGGCTGTGCTGGCTTACAATACTCAGCCTGACATCGCGCTGTCAGAAACAGCCCGAATGACCTTTTACGGCAGACTATAAAATCAGAGCGTGTCCGTCAGGGCACGCCAGCCGCGCTGAAAGATTTGCTGCGTGCGGAAAGCCACTAACGCACGCCAGTCCGCATCTTCGGGCCAGAATCCCTCGACCAGCTGCTGCTTTAGCATCTGGCCAGCCGCACTGGCCGGATCGCCAGTGAGATGGAGCCAATGATCTTCACGCACCCGCCGGTGCATATCCGGACCCTCGTAAGTCCCGCATTCCACCACCAACGGCAATATCAGTGTGTCAGGAAGGGAACTCAGCAGGTATTGCGACAGATATCCCGTTGCGGTGGCGGTGACACCGGTTACGCTGTCACGTCCGTTACCGGTCAACAACACGGTAAGCCATTCACCGTAAATGGCTTTGCCCCACTCATGGGCAGCATAACGCTGCTCTGCAATGGACAGCAGCATCGGATGCCCCCACGCGCCAGCGCCGGTATGCAGATCAAAGCTGAGGATGGTTTTTGCAACCAGGAGATGCTGGTCGATGATCGCCTTCATCGTCAGGTGAGACCAGCTGGGCTGGTGTCCGCCGAAGAAGAACCCATCCGCAAACGTATACTGTCCGGCTTCCACCACGCGTTTAACTGCCTGCCAGCCTTCACCCTCCAGCGCCTCGGCCAACTGCCGATCCGCACTGGCACGGTCGCCATGATAGATTCCGTGCCATTGCGCATAATCCGGGTTGGCCGGAACGGGCTGGCTGAAGTCGATAAAGTTACGATTGAGATCGATATTGTCTTCGTTTACGCGCCGTAAATGGGCTGCTCCCCACGGATTGAGCAGGTGAACCAGCAACAGTCCGGTATCAGCGGGTAATGCTATTTCATCCAGCGCATCGAGCCAGGCGATTTGACAATCCGAACCATAATAGCCTTCAACGCCGTGCGTGCCGGAGACCACCAGCATCAGACGTGATGCCGTGGCGGGTCCCAACCGTGCCACATCCGTATACAGCGCTTCGCCCTGCGGGCCAGGGAGAGGGTGCGGGTAAGAAGTGATTTCTGCGCCTTTATTCTGCGCAGCGGCAAGAAAGCGTGCGCGCTGAGCGCGGTAATCGGGTAATGCCATGTTCAGCCTCCTGCGATGCGGCGCGCGAACCGCATCACGGATAAACGTTGAATTTGAAGTATTTTTTGGTCAGCTGATCGTAGGTGCCGTTTTTGTGGATCTCTGCCAGCGCCGTGTTGATCATCTTCAGATTTGCCTCATCGCCTTTGCGTAACGCGATACCGACACCATCACCAAATATCACTTTATCTACCAGCGTCCCTTTAATGGCGTACGGCTTGCCTTCCGATGTGGTGAGGAATCCCTGTTCAGCAGAGACCGCATTCGCCAGGCTGCCATCAAGACGTCCGGCGACCAGATCCGGGTAGACTTCCATCTGATTAGGATAAGAGACGATTTTGACGCCCTGCGACTCCCATTTGGTTTTGGCGTAAGTTTCCTGGATGGTGCCCTGAGCCACACCAATTGTCTTACCGCGCAATGAGGCAACGTCGGTCGTCAGCTTGCTGGCCGCTGGCGCCAGTAGGGCACTCGGGGTGTTGTACAACATGTCGCTGAATGCCACCTGCTGACGACGTTTGTCGGTCATCGACATTGCCGACAGGATGGCGTCAAATTTCTTCGCCTGAAGGGCAGGGATGCTGCTGTCAAAACCCATCTGCACCCACTGGCACTTCACCTTTGCCTGCGCGCAGATGGCGTTGCCAATATCAATATCTAAGCCCTGTAACGACCCATCAGCCGCTTTAGATTCAAACGGCGGGAACGTCGGATCAACGCCAAAGCGAAGTGTCTGCTGGGCCAGTGCACTCTGGGTGAACGCAGTAAGCGAAAACAGTAATGCAAGAGATACGCTCTTTTTCATATTTTATTTCCCGACAGGTGAAATTAAGCACAACATTTAAATTTAATAACATGCGGCCTGTTTTGCTGCCAGCGAATAAACCGCGTTCTGCCAGAGTAAAATCTTATGTTATTAAGGGACTGTGCGAATTATTGATACGGCGTTAAATTTTGCTTAATACTAAATCTGTTACGGGATGGAAGGCTTGAGAGGTCCGGAACGGGAGCCTGAAAGCAGTAATTAATTTAGCTTCGACTCTGTTTAATTTTTACACGCTAAATCAGTTACACTGACTTACATCGTATGTGAAAAAGGAGTTATCCAGTGCGTACCCGTAAATCTGCACGTTTACTGATCATGAACGCTCTCAATCAGGTTTTATTATTCAGATTCAGGCATGAAAGTGATGCGCTGGCAGGCAGAGTATACTGGGCAACGCCCGGTGGAGGCGTGGAAACAGGAGAAACCTTTGAGCAGGCAGCCCTCAGGGAACTCAGGGAAGAAACAGGTATTAACGTTGATGCGGTGGGGCAGCCGCTAACAGAGAGAACGTTTGAGATGGCGCTCCCCAGCGGTGAAATTGTTCTGGCGCATGAGCGATTTTATTTAATTAAAACAGATGATGAAGATATCAGTACCAGCGGATGGACTGATAATGAAAAAACAGTCATTGCCAATTATCACTGGTGGGATCTGAATGAGCTGAGAAATACTGACGATATCGTTTATCCCTCAAATATTCCTGATATCTGCTCAATACCGGATGAGTGATCAACTATCTTCTGACTCCGGGCCTGTCAATCAACGGCACAGGTTAAAAACGCCGCACCAGAATACGTCATCATTGAGGCTTCAGTAAATCACGTGAAACGTTCAGTCTTCATCATGATCGTGGCCCGACCTCCTGCTCCATTCAGAAACAGAATTCCGGCATGATATTCACTTCCACGAGCTGAGATTGTGCCGGTGAAAAGTCATGATTCACCGAAGAACAGATTGTCCTTTCCCTGAAGCAGGCTGACCTGGACACGCCTGAAGCCTGTTGCCCCCATTCCCGGTCAACAACCACTTTCACTCCCTGATAAAATCATAGTCATTTTTATCATTATCTTATGTTTTATTTCTATACTGCGCCGTTCTGAATAATTTCTGTATTTAAAAAAACGATTCTCATTATTTTCATTTTACTTTGTACTGGCAGGTTTTGATAATTCCCCAATGATTTGACGGGGGAGATAGAAATAATGAGTCAGTCCATTCTGGTAGCAACACCTGACGATGCGGAAGAAATTTTTGCTTTATTACAGCGTGCCTATGCTTCGCTGGTGGCGCTGGATGTGCATTTCACCATTTCCCGAGGCAATGTCGATCAGGTGCGCCGCACCATTGAGCAGGAAACAGTGCTGGTACTGCGCAAGTGGAAACGTGCCGTGGCGACGCTAACCGTACGTTTCACGTGGCAGCAGGATGACAATGCACCCTCATCATTGCCCTTCATTCACTGGTTTGCTGTCGACCCGGATTTTAAAGGCCAGGGCTATGGACGAGAAATAATTAACTGGGCCGAAGAAATATTGCTCAAAGACACGTTGAAAGCTCCTGGCGTTTATTTGGCTACGGCGATTAAACATCCCTGGCTGAGTGAACTTTATCAACGTCGTGGCTATGAACCTTTTTATCATCGCACCAATCCATTAGGTGAAGCATTGGTTTTTCTGAAAAAGGAATTTAATGCCAGTTTACTCACCTCACATTAAACATCTGAAACGACCAGGGAAATTATGAAAGCGAATGCATTGACTGTCGCGATGAGTCTTACCTGCCTGCTGGGAAGCGCCTCTTATACTTTTGCTGCTGAGCAGCCACGTAGCGGCGGAAGCCTGACTTACGGTGTAGAAACCGAACCCGTACCCTTTAACCCCCAGCTCAATGGCCAGTCAAAAGCCGAGGTGGTGCTGCGTAACGTCTGGGAATCGCTGCTGGCGCGGCGTAATGATGGCAGTTTTGTACCCTGGCTGGCAGAAAGTTATGAAGCCAGCCCGGACGGTAAGCGCTACCGTTTCAACCTGCGTCGCGACGTGAGCTTCTCCAACGGCGAAAAATTGGATGCTAACGCGGTGGCAGAAAACTTCCGACATTTGCAGGACGCCGCGTATTGCGCAGGCAGTAGCCTGTGCGCGGTCGGCTCACGTATCGACACCATCAGCACGCCGGACGACCATACCGTAGCCATCACCCTGAAGCAGGGGTATTCACCGTTCCTCGCCTTTGCGGCCAGATTACAAATCCTCGCACCGGCCAGCTGGCGCTCGTCGCAGCTCAAAGCGGGTGGCAAGGAGATTGCGGGAACCGGGCCTTTTATCCTTGAAAGCTACGAAAAGGGCCAACAGGTTACCTTCGTCAGAAACCCCCACTACAACTGGGCGCCTGCCACCGCGCATCATCAGGGAGCGGCCTGGCTGGACCGTGTCACCTACCGTTTCCTGCCGGAATCGTCAGTACGCACCGGTGCACTGCTGTCCGGCCAGGTGGATGTGATTGAGGGGATATCCGGTAACGATGCCGGGGAGTTTAAGGACAACCGCGATTTCACCTACCAGCATGCCCTGAATACGGGCACACCTTATTCACTGTTTCTCAACGTGGAATATGGCCCGACGCAGGATGTGAAGGTGCGTCAGGCATTACTCCAGGGGCTGGATATCGATCCCATCCTTCAATCGGTGTATCGCGGCGAGCGGACCCGTGCCTGGGGGATTACCTCACCGATCGATCCGCTCTACAACAACGATCTGGAAGGTAAATACGGTAACAACCCGACAGCGGCCAATGCCTTGCTCGATGAGGCGGGCTGGAAAACACGCGATGCCGACGGCTTTCGCACCAAAGATGGTCAGCGTCTGACTATCGAAGTAATCCAGGCCCAGGCAACGGTGCGTGACCAGCGTGATGTGCTGTTGCAGGCGATTCAGGCTCAGGTGCGTCAACGGCTTGGTGTGGAGCTGAAACTGCGTTATGTCGACTCCGGCACCTACGTTGAGGTGCGGAATACCGGCAAGTTCGGTTCGATCGCCAACTCCAATACGGAAACCGACGGCATCGATATCGAAAACCACTACCGCCCGGTGAAAGCAGGTGGACCGATTAACTACAGCCGCGTTAACAGCCCGGAAATTAATGGCTGGCTCGACCAGGCTGCCGCCACGCTTGATATCGATCAGCGCCGTAAATTCTACAGCCAGCTTCAGCAATATGCCCTGCCGCAACAGGCGTTGGCGGTGCCGTTGTATGAGCCGGAAGATCAGATTGCTGCGGCCAGTTATGTGCACGGTGTCGGGTTCCGCAGTTTTAAACAGATGCCCGAAAACGTCTATGACGTCTGGTTGAGCGAACATTAATACGCGGAGGCGCAGATGAGTCTGGAAAGCATCATGACCCGTAACACCAGAATACCGCGGCCCTTCCTGTGGCGCAGTGACCTGGCGCGCCGCATTGTCGGGCGTCTGCTCGGCGGTGTGCTGGTGTTATGGGTAGCCGTCACCCTGGCGTTTCTTGGGATGCATCTGGCGCCGGGTGACATTGTCAGCCTGCTGATTGGCGAGCAGATACGCACACCGGCGATTGAGGCGGCGATCCGCGCTGAATGGGGACTAAATGAACCGCTGTGGTGGCAGTATCTGCACTATCTGTGGCGGGCGTTGCACGGTGATTTCGGACGCTCATACATCCTTAACACCGAAGTGAGTCAACTGCTCGCCACACAGCTGTGGCCGACCCTGAAACTCACCCTCGCCGCACTGCTGGTCAGTGCGGTGTTTGCCGTGACAATCGCCGTCGCCACTGCGAATCGTCGCTGGGGCAGCCGGATCGCCAATGGGCTGGAGCTGTTGCTGGCCTCCACCCCCTCGTTCTGGATGGGCATCGTGCTGCTGTTTATCTTCAGCTTTACGCTGCGCTGGTTCCCGGTGGCGGGGGACCGTCATCTCTCTTCGCTGGTGCTGCCGGCGCTGTCTCTCGGCCTCGCCCAGGGTGCGGTCATCGCGCAGGTGCTGCGCCGTGAACTCGAACGCGCGCTGGAGTCGCCCTTTACCCTGACGCTACGCGCCTGGGGTGTAGGTGAAACCACCATTCGCCTGCGTCATGCGTTGCGCCATGCCGCACTGCCAGCGGTGACATTAACTGGCTGGCTGGTCGGCGGGTTGCTGAGCGGGGCGGTGATCACGGAACAGGTGTTTGGCCGTCCTGGTCTCGGCAAGCTGACGGTGGATGCGGTGCTGGCGAAGGATCTGCCGGTAGTGCTGGCGGTTGCCATCCTCTCGGCTCTGATTTACGTGGTGATGAGTACGCTGGTGGACATTCTGGCCCTGTGGATTGATCCGCGTTTACGTGGGGAGAGCAAATAATGCAAGCCATCCTGCAACGTTTTTCTGTTGCGCTACCGGCCTCCGTCTGGAGCGCCATTCTGTTTCTGCTGTTGGTGGCGCTGGCAGTCGTGGCACCGCACTGGCTGACGCACAGCGATCCCATTTTGGCCGATCCGGTTAATGCGCAGCTACCGCCGTCGGCGCAGCACTGGCTCGGCACCGATCAACTGGGGCGCGATCTGCTGACGCGCGTGATCTACGGCAGCCGCTATTCGTTGCTGATCAGCGTAGCGGCGATGGCGCTGGCGGTGATCTTCGGTACGCTGCTGGGCCTGACTGCCGCACTGGCACGTGGCGTTTTAGACGAACTGCTGAGTCGTGCGGTTGATGTTATTTCAGCCTTTCCCGACCTGCTGCTGGCGCTGATGCTGATTGCGTTTACCGGCCCCGGCACCAACAACCTGATCATTGCGCTCGGTGTGGCGTCGGTGCCGCGCTTTGCGCGCGTGGTGCGCACGCAGACCTACAGCGTGATGACTTCCGGCTATGTGGAGCAGGCGCGAACCTTTGGGCTGTCGCGCTTTACGCTGACCGTTCGTCATATCCTGCCGCATGCCATCGCACAGGTGCCTGCGCTGGCGACACTGGGGCTGGGCACCGCGATTATTGGCACCGCAGGTCTCAGCTTCCTTGGCATGGGCCCGCAGCCACCGACGGCGGAATGGGGCCTGATGCTGGCGGAGGGGCGCAACTATCTGCGTAACGCCTGGTGGATTGCCGTCTGGCCGGGCGTATTTATTACGCTGACGGTGATTGCCGTGAATACGCTGGGGCGCTACTGGCAGGCGCGTTTTGAAGGGAGAGCCTCATGAGCCAGCCGGTGATTGATATCCAGAACCTGACCATTCGCTTTGGCCATCATCAGGTAGTGAAAAACCTGAGTTTGCAGGTGTGGCCGGGCGAGTCCGTGGCGCTGGTGGGGGAGTCTGGTTCAGGCAAAACCTCGCTGGTGAAAGTCGTCATGGGGCTGACCGAGCCAGACAGTGGCACGCTGCTGCTGGAAGGTAGCCGCTGGCATGGCATCAGCGAATCAGCACGCCGCGCGCGCCGCGCCCGTCTGCAACTGATTGCGCAGGATCCTTTCAGCTCGTTCGACCCGCGTTACACGGTGGAAAGAATCATCGGGGAAAGCCTCGACAGCGTGGGTATTTTCGGGGATGCCCGTCGCCAGCGAGTGCGCCAGTTACTGGACGAAGTACAGCTTGGTGACCGGTTCCTGCAACGTTATCCACAGCAGTTATCCGGTGGTCAGCGGCAGCGTGTGGCCATTGCCCGCGCGTTTGCGTCTAACCCGGCGTTACTGGTGGCGGATGAACCGGTCAGTGCGCTCGATGTGTCGGTACAGGCACAGGTGCTGGATTTGCTGGCGGATATGCAGGCCGAACACGGCACCGCGCTGCTGTTTATTTCTCATGATCTGGGGGTCATCCAGCACCTCGCTGACCGCGTGCTGGTGATGCAGCAGGGGGCGGTGGTGGAAAGTGGCGCGATCGGCGAGGTCTTTGCCGCGCCGCAACATCCCTGGACGCAAAAACTGTTACAGGCGTTGCCGGTCCTGCCGGACTGGCAGCCCGCAATCGCCTATTGAGGAGCATGGAATGAGTCAGACACAACGCCAGCTGCGGCTGGGAGCCATCATTCAGGGCGCATCCGGCAACATGTCGGCGTGGCGTCACCTGGATGCGGTGGCGGATGCCAGTATTAATGTCGGGTATGTGCTGGATCTGGCGCGCAAAGCGGAACAGGCAAAAATTGACTTTCTGTTTGTCGCCGATGGTTTATATATCACGCCCCAGTCGATCCCACATTTTCTCAATCGATTTGAACCCATCACCCTGTTGTCAGCGCTGTCGCTGGTGACGAAGAATATCGGCCTGGTAGCGACGCTCTCCACCTCCTACAGCGAACCCTTTACCGTGGCGCGCCAGTTTGCCAGCCTTGACCATCTGAGCGGCGGTCGTGTGGGCTGGAATGTGGTGACTTCGCCGCTGGAAGGCTCAGCCAGGAACTTCTCGCGTGCCACCCATCCCGAACATGACGAACGTTATCGTGTCGCCAGTGAGTATTTACAGGTGGTTAAAGGCCTGTGGGATTCCTGGGAAGAGGATGCCTTTGTCAGGGATAAAACCAGCGGTCAGTTTTTCGATCCTGACAAACTGCATACCCTTAACCACCAGGGCACCTATTTCTCCGTCCAGGGACCGCTCAATGTCGGGCGTTCACCGCAGGGCAGGCCGATTGTGTTCCAGGCCGGGGCCTCTGAAGCCGGTAAAGCCTTTGCCGCTGAAGCGGCGGATGCCATCTACACACGCCAGGAGACGCTGGAGCAGGCCCGTGACTTCCGTGAAGACGTGCGCCGTCGCCTGGTGGCACAGGGGCGCGATGCCGATGATATTCGCGTCTTCCAGGGAATCAGCGTCATCATCGGCACGACCGAGGAGGATGCCGAGCGTCGTTACCAGCAGACCGCCGAACTGGTGACCATTGAAAAAGCGCTGGAATATCTTGGGCGCTACTTTGAGCATCATGACTTCAGCCAGTACTTGCTGGATGAGCCGTTCCCGGAGATCGGCGACCTTGGCGAGAACAGCTTCCGCAGCACCACCGACACCATCAAACGCAATGCGCGCGCCCGTGGCCTGACGCTCCGTCAGGCAGCCCTGGAAGAAGCCACGCCGCGCCCCAGCTTCCTTGGCACCGCACAGCAGGTAGCCGATGGGTTAGCGCAGTGGTTCCTCGCCGGAGCGGCCGATGGATTTATCGTGCGCGGGGGTACGCCAACGGCCTTTGATGATTTCGTCGAACAGGTTATCCCGCTGCTGCAACAGCGCGGTATTTATCGCAGCGAATATGCCGGTACGACGTTGCGCGAAAATCTCGGACTCACCACGCCGGAAAATCAATTTGCGCAACAACGTCCTCAACAGGTGGCCTGACATGACAACTATCACCGCCTGGCATCAGGCACTGGATAGCAACCTTGAACACCATGCCGCAACCTATGTGGCAACCGCGCAAGCGATCTTTCAGCGCCCCGAAACCGGCAACAATGAGTACTTCGCCAGCGAACAGCTGACCGGTTTGCTGCTGGCGCAGGGATTTCAGGTGACGCGCAACGTTGCGGGTCACGAAACCGCCTTCTATGCCGAGAAGCGTGGCGACAAACCGGGACCGACGGTCGCGTTTTTAGCGGAGTATGATGCGCTGTCCGGTATCGGTCATGCCTGCGGCCACAATCTGATTGGCACCACCAGTGTGGCAGCCGCTATCACGCTGTCACAGCTGCTGGCGGAAACGGGCGGGCGTGTGGTGGTGCTGGGCACACCGGCGGAAGAGGGTGGTCTGGCAGGACCCGGGGGCCTAAAAGGCAATGTGAAAAAACGGTTTGTCGAGGCTGGATTGCTGGAGGGCGTTGATGCCGCACTGATGGTGCATCCCGCCGGGAAAACCCGCCTGACCGAGCATACCCTGGCGAATAATCACCTCTATTTTCATTTCTACGGAAAGCCGTCGCACGCGGCCAGCGCGCCACACGAAGGGATTAACGCGCTTGATGCACTGGTGCTGCTGTACAACGGCATCAGCGTACTGCGTCAGCAACTGCCGGATGGCGTGCGCGTGCACGGCATTATTACCAACGGTGGGCAGGCAGCGAATGTGATCCCGGAATATGCCTCGGCGCATTACTACATC
This DNA window, taken from Pantoea vagans, encodes the following:
- a CDS encoding DUF2817 domain-containing protein is translated as MALPDYRAQRARFLAAAQNKGAEITSYPHPLPGPQGEALYTDVARLGPATASRLMLVVSGTHGVEGYYGSDCQIAWLDALDEIALPADTGLLLVHLLNPWGAAHLRRVNEDNIDLNRNFIDFSQPVPANPDYAQWHGIYHGDRASADRQLAEALEGEGWQAVKRVVEAGQYTFADGFFFGGHQPSWSHLTMKAIIDQHLLVAKTILSFDLHTGAGAWGHPMLLSIAEQRYAAHEWGKAIYGEWLTVLLTGNGRDSVTGVTATATGYLSQYLLSSLPDTLILPLVVECGTYEGPDMHRRVREDHWLHLTGDPASAAGQMLKQQLVEGFWPEDADWRALVAFRTQQIFQRGWRALTDTL
- a CDS encoding ABC transporter permease; amino-acid sequence: MQAILQRFSVALPASVWSAILFLLLVALAVVAPHWLTHSDPILADPVNAQLPPSAQHWLGTDQLGRDLLTRVIYGSRYSLLISVAAMALAVIFGTLLGLTAALARGVLDELLSRAVDVISAFPDLLLALMLIAFTGPGTNNLIIALGVASVPRFARVVRTQTYSVMTSGYVEQARTFGLSRFTLTVRHILPHAIAQVPALATLGLGTAIIGTAGLSFLGMGPQPPTAEWGLMLAEGRNYLRNAWWIAVWPGVFITLTVIAVNTLGRYWQARFEGRAS
- a CDS encoding NUDIX hydrolase, which translates into the protein MRTRKSARLLIMNALNQVLLFRFRHESDALAGRVYWATPGGGVETGETFEQAALRELREETGINVDAVGQPLTERTFEMALPSGEIVLAHERFYLIKTDDEDISTSGWTDNEKTVIANYHWWDLNELRNTDDIVYPSNIPDICSIPDE
- a CDS encoding GNAT family N-acetyltransferase is translated as MSQSILVATPDDAEEIFALLQRAYASLVALDVHFTISRGNVDQVRRTIEQETVLVLRKWKRAVATLTVRFTWQQDDNAPSSLPFIHWFAVDPDFKGQGYGREIINWAEEILLKDTLKAPGVYLATAIKHPWLSELYQRRGYEPFYHRTNPLGEALVFLKKEFNASLLTSH
- a CDS encoding M20 family metallopeptidase; protein product: MTTITAWHQALDSNLEHHAATYVATAQAIFQRPETGNNEYFASEQLTGLLLAQGFQVTRNVAGHETAFYAEKRGDKPGPTVAFLAEYDALSGIGHACGHNLIGTTSVAAAITLSQLLAETGGRVVVLGTPAEEGGLAGPGGLKGNVKKRFVEAGLLEGVDAALMVHPAGKTRLTEHTLANNHLYFHFYGKPSHAASAPHEGINALDALVLLYNGISVLRQQLPDGVRVHGIITNGGQAANVIPEYASAHYYIRADSREQVESLEPRLRAIAEGVALATGTRVEIDHQVGPRDFRLNPALDAVLLEELTAAGEQVDLSPQKNKVSTDAGDISHAVPTAHPWLKIGPDDLIFHTVPFREAANSERGYQALLTGAQVLARTGLRLLTDADTLQKIKADFTRP
- a CDS encoding ABC transporter permease, which codes for MSLESIMTRNTRIPRPFLWRSDLARRIVGRLLGGVLVLWVAVTLAFLGMHLAPGDIVSLLIGEQIRTPAIEAAIRAEWGLNEPLWWQYLHYLWRALHGDFGRSYILNTEVSQLLATQLWPTLKLTLAALLVSAVFAVTIAVATANRRWGSRIANGLELLLASTPSFWMGIVLLFIFSFTLRWFPVAGDRHLSSLVLPALSLGLAQGAVIAQVLRRELERALESPFTLTLRAWGVGETTIRLRHALRHAALPAVTLTGWLVGGLLSGAVITEQVFGRPGLGKLTVDAVLAKDLPVVLAVAILSALIYVVMSTLVDILALWIDPRLRGESK
- a CDS encoding LysR substrate-binding domain-containing protein, with amino-acid sequence MPAQLPRLPKISVIQSFKVAAELGSLAKAAAQLALTPAAVSQQIRQLEEQLGSALFLRTQSGVMLTETGKEYLRYVTEAFDILHLGQQNIRHAASAPKLTIYALPALASKWLLPELTYWRDRCPDIDLSLHGTHSSVDFTSMPADFVICFGEDRYPQLDKIRLFQDEVLPVASPSLLRRFTPETILSQAPLIHLDWGNEGRFLPDWQSWFQAKGMDEPLPQPAFSFNLTSLAIDAAVAGVGLLLGQRRLIAPELARGDLVVVDDLCLPLSKPYFLAWPQRTLSQPGSEAMIDWLKELGARC
- a CDS encoding ABC transporter substrate-binding protein; amino-acid sequence: MKKSVSLALLFSLTAFTQSALAQQTLRFGVDPTFPPFESKAADGSLQGLDIDIGNAICAQAKVKCQWVQMGFDSSIPALQAKKFDAILSAMSMTDKRRQQVAFSDMLYNTPSALLAPAASKLTTDVASLRGKTIGVAQGTIQETYAKTKWESQGVKIVSYPNQMEVYPDLVAGRLDGSLANAVSAEQGFLTTSEGKPYAIKGTLVDKVIFGDGVGIALRKGDEANLKMINTALAEIHKNGTYDQLTKKYFKFNVYP
- a CDS encoding 2OG-Fe(II) oxygenase family protein encodes the protein MSGSLVRLDLHPLADQGWRQRCREQLNHAGALVLRQFLQPHALEAIIEEGNARRHLAYHTRSKHNVYLMKPDEAFRADHPRNRDVLSTKGCITDDVIAADSPLRQLYNDDLFKHFLCDVLGEEALYPYADPLSSINLHYASDGQELGWHFDNSSFAITLLVQKPLAGGVFEYVKDLRDADAGEMNFDGVDAVLDARQPVDALEIDAGDLVLFRGRNSLHRVTPTEGEVTRMLAVLAYNTQPDIALSETARMTFYGRL
- a CDS encoding ABC transporter substrate-binding protein, whose amino-acid sequence is MKANALTVAMSLTCLLGSASYTFAAEQPRSGGSLTYGVETEPVPFNPQLNGQSKAEVVLRNVWESLLARRNDGSFVPWLAESYEASPDGKRYRFNLRRDVSFSNGEKLDANAVAENFRHLQDAAYCAGSSLCAVGSRIDTISTPDDHTVAITLKQGYSPFLAFAARLQILAPASWRSSQLKAGGKEIAGTGPFILESYEKGQQVTFVRNPHYNWAPATAHHQGAAWLDRVTYRFLPESSVRTGALLSGQVDVIEGISGNDAGEFKDNRDFTYQHALNTGTPYSLFLNVEYGPTQDVKVRQALLQGLDIDPILQSVYRGERTRAWGITSPIDPLYNNDLEGKYGNNPTAANALLDEAGWKTRDADGFRTKDGQRLTIEVIQAQATVRDQRDVLLQAIQAQVRQRLGVELKLRYVDSGTYVEVRNTGKFGSIANSNTETDGIDIENHYRPVKAGGPINYSRVNSPEINGWLDQAAATLDIDQRRKFYSQLQQYALPQQALAVPLYEPEDQIAAASYVHGVGFRSFKQMPENVYDVWLSEH
- a CDS encoding LLM class flavin-dependent oxidoreductase, which gives rise to MSQTQRQLRLGAIIQGASGNMSAWRHLDAVADASINVGYVLDLARKAEQAKIDFLFVADGLYITPQSIPHFLNRFEPITLLSALSLVTKNIGLVATLSTSYSEPFTVARQFASLDHLSGGRVGWNVVTSPLEGSARNFSRATHPEHDERYRVASEYLQVVKGLWDSWEEDAFVRDKTSGQFFDPDKLHTLNHQGTYFSVQGPLNVGRSPQGRPIVFQAGASEAGKAFAAEAADAIYTRQETLEQARDFREDVRRRLVAQGRDADDIRVFQGISVIIGTTEEDAERRYQQTAELVTIEKALEYLGRYFEHHDFSQYLLDEPFPEIGDLGENSFRSTTDTIKRNARARGLTLRQAALEEATPRPSFLGTAQQVADGLAQWFLAGAADGFIVRGGTPTAFDDFVEQVIPLLQQRGIYRSEYAGTTLRENLGLTTPENQFAQQRPQQVA